One Natator depressus isolate rNatDep1 chromosome 3, rNatDep2.hap1, whole genome shotgun sequence DNA segment encodes these proteins:
- the LOC141984478 gene encoding paraneoplastic antigen Ma1 homolog — protein MEPNEIEESLVAAEILGRVKVHIRIYNREVKGMVALCTYSKEADLDKVPKEVQVGAIPWTILGAEQSPSSVPVSLEVDSLAQELQAPMVDEKRTREELILALGGAPTPAAFSLVGWAKELGNTLKDALKPAYESAPYKQLHSFSGVSPVSSEEDDYETRRDFMVPLVQEWECSDAEKWKHVLEHLRGLAMQIVRALKDSQPAATVQDYLTALESVCGATDSSDDLYYCFRHTYQEPHEQLSDFIRRLEDLLQQVVRKEGIPTKSIDSARLD, from the coding sequence ATGGAACCAAATGAAATTGAGGAGAGCCTAGTTGCAGCTGAAATACTGGGGAGAGTGAAGGTCCACATTCGTATTTACAACCGCGAAGTGAAGGGCATGGTAGCACTATGTACTTACTCCAAGGAAGCAGATCTTGATAAAGTACCCAAAGAGGTGCAAGTAGGAGCTATCCCCTGGACAATTCTGGGGGCAGAGCAGTCCCCTAGTAGTGTGCCCGTGTCACTTGAGGTGGATTCTTTAGCACAGGAATTGCAAGCTCCGATGGTGGATGAGAAGCGGACAAGAGAGGAATTAATTTTGGCATTAGGAGGGGCTCCAACACCCGCAGCATTCAGCCTGGTGGGATGGGCAAAAGAGCTGGGAAACACTCTCAAAGATGCATTGAAGCCGGCATATGAAAGTGCTCCATACAAGCAGTTACATTCTTTCTCGGGGGTGTCACCTGTATCCTCAGAGGAGGATGATTACgagaccaggagggattttatggtGCCACTTGTCCAAGAGTGGGAATGCTCTGATGCTGAGAAGTGGAAACATGTGCTTGAACATCTGAGGGGACTTGCCATGCAAATTGTCCGAGCTCTGAAAGATTCCCAACCAGCTGCCACAGTGCAAGACTATTTAACCGCTCTTGAGAGTGTCTGCGGTGCTACTGATAGCAGTGATGACCTGTATTATTGTTTCCGCCATACTTATCAGGAGCCCCACGAACAATTGTCGGATTTCATCAGGAGACTAGAGGATTTGCTACAGCAGGTAGTGCGGAAGGAGGGAATCCCCACCAAGAGCATTGATTCTGCTAGGTTAGACTAA